From Paenibacillus sp. V4I7, one genomic window encodes:
- a CDS encoding ABC transporter substrate-binding protein encodes MSKKMTKVLVGTTAIALVLTACGGKETTNSSSPAASTAASAAPKKDVTFSVIYATGDPATKQAVANSISAFTKANPHIKIKDLSETTSASYLDFLKTKDAVGEFPDLVEMRDTQLFADNGKLAELPKELQGLFESIPQVNGKVYNAPIALEPPHGIIYSKKAYADAGITEEPKTYADFLAAQEKLKAKGISPIVMGGKDIFHWGFWINKFFMDEVHGDDPNWNSKRSKGEVSFADAGPTKAMTLFTELFTKGYVDPGFMSTADNQTASMLVTGKAASLFSGPWMFPQIAQADPKFEFGFYPVPDQKGRIIVNGLAKPSGWTLSAAAAKDPDKVAAMSEFIKFFFSKDNYAAYLKSASAIPSTKEKISYEASPQLKEVLDLMADPKTIKSLQINAFWGENQMPPTWRNWFYKLAQDWIIKKDFSADYMKKADAEWDAAVKAMKK; translated from the coding sequence ATGTCCAAAAAAATGACAAAAGTATTAGTAGGAACGACAGCGATTGCTCTTGTTCTAACAGCATGCGGCGGAAAAGAAACTACGAACTCAAGCTCTCCAGCAGCTTCAACAGCTGCAAGTGCAGCACCTAAGAAAGATGTGACCTTCAGCGTTATTTACGCGACAGGTGATCCAGCAACGAAACAAGCGGTAGCTAATTCGATATCGGCCTTTACCAAAGCTAATCCTCATATCAAAATTAAAGATCTTAGTGAAACTACATCGGCTTCCTACCTGGATTTCTTGAAAACGAAGGATGCAGTAGGGGAATTCCCGGATCTGGTTGAAATGCGTGACACGCAGCTATTCGCTGATAATGGTAAACTTGCAGAATTACCTAAGGAATTGCAAGGTTTGTTCGAATCGATTCCTCAAGTAAACGGTAAAGTCTATAATGCGCCAATCGCTCTGGAACCGCCACACGGGATTATTTACAGCAAAAAAGCTTATGCAGATGCAGGTATAACAGAAGAGCCTAAAACTTACGCAGACTTTCTTGCAGCACAGGAGAAGTTGAAGGCCAAAGGCATTTCGCCGATCGTGATGGGCGGCAAGGATATTTTCCACTGGGGCTTCTGGATTAATAAATTTTTCATGGACGAAGTTCATGGCGATGACCCTAACTGGAATTCCAAGCGTTCTAAAGGTGAAGTAAGCTTCGCGGACGCAGGACCTACGAAAGCGATGACTCTTTTCACTGAACTCTTTACTAAAGGATATGTAGATCCGGGCTTTATGAGTACAGCTGATAACCAAACGGCTTCGATGCTTGTAACAGGCAAAGCGGCCAGCTTGTTCTCCGGTCCTTGGATGTTCCCGCAAATTGCGCAAGCGGATCCTAAATTCGAATTTGGTTTCTATCCGGTTCCAGATCAAAAAGGCAGAATTATTGTCAACGGGTTGGCGAAACCTTCTGGATGGACGCTATCCGCTGCGGCAGCTAAAGATCCGGATAAAGTGGCAGCGATGAGCGAATTTATTAAGTTCTTCTTCAGCAAAGACAACTATGCGGCTTATCTGAAATCAGCGAGCGCAATTCCTTCTACCAAAGAGAAAATCAGCTATGAAGCCAGTCCCCAGCTTAAAGAGGTTCTCGATTTGATGGCTGATCCGAAGACAATTAAATCCCTTCAAATCAATGCGTTCTGGGGTGAGAATCAAATGCCTCCAACATGGCGCAACTGGTTCTATAAGCTTGCTCAGGATTGGATAATTAAAAAGGACTTCAGCGCAGATTACATGAAAAAAGCGGACGCGGAATGGGATGCTGCCGTTAAAGCAATGAAAAAATAA
- a CDS encoding AraC family transcriptional regulator yields the protein MNRLFEPVIFDHKDIVWDYHLRSENGFKGYYHWHQCCEAVFVHEGQGSIVLNRQAYEIRRGMFFFFQPFQLHRIHAMVSSETPYVRSIFYVDPVLIEQQLRPFPKKHALFTALWQGRDRNHAYDLSLQAESIEWIYSSFDRNNDDNFRDCEDITLLLLQLLNVVDSVYGKVKDVQEALRRNPRYSETIMSWIEKHYQDDVSLENLAKETHLSTSYISRVFRQETGSSVTDYLTARRMKQACRLLETTDLAVEEIGIRIGIPNASYFIQLFKRVIGTTPLKYRNDRNAPSLKTSGLENKSNSFHL from the coding sequence ATGAACCGGCTATTCGAACCTGTTATCTTTGATCATAAAGACATCGTTTGGGATTATCACCTTCGATCCGAAAATGGCTTCAAAGGCTACTATCACTGGCATCAATGCTGTGAAGCAGTCTTCGTACACGAAGGACAGGGCAGCATCGTCCTGAATCGCCAGGCTTACGAAATCAGACGAGGAATGTTCTTCTTCTTCCAGCCTTTTCAACTCCATCGTATCCACGCTATGGTTAGTTCTGAAACACCCTATGTTCGATCCATTTTTTATGTGGATCCTGTTCTCATTGAACAACAATTACGTCCTTTTCCGAAAAAACACGCCCTTTTTACTGCATTATGGCAAGGTAGAGACCGTAATCATGCTTATGATCTTTCCCTACAAGCAGAATCGATAGAATGGATTTACTCATCCTTTGATCGCAATAACGATGACAACTTTCGCGATTGTGAAGATATCACTTTGCTTTTGCTACAACTTTTGAATGTTGTGGACAGTGTGTACGGGAAAGTGAAAGATGTACAAGAGGCGCTGAGAAGAAATCCGCGTTACTCGGAAACGATTATGAGTTGGATCGAAAAGCATTATCAGGATGACGTTAGTCTTGAAAATTTGGCAAAAGAAACACATCTATCCACGAGCTACATTTCTAGAGTTTTTCGTCAGGAGACAGGCAGCAGCGTAACAGATTACTTGACGGCCAGACGGATGAAACAAGCCTGCAGACTGCTTGAGACGACGGATTTGGCAGTCGAGGAAATCGGTATTCGAATCGGCATACCGAACGCCTCTTACTTTATTCAACTCTTTAAACGGGTGATCGGAACAACTCCGCTTAAATACAGGAATGATAGAAACGCACCATCTCTTAAGACGTCTGGATTGGAAAATAAATCGAATAGCTTTCATCTTTAA
- a CDS encoding dienelactone hydrolase family protein, which translates to MNWTTDEFLKRLYEETKNERLKLRSGKKHTGVDRQELCGRLRKALGSFPRTVTPLQPIVLEKEDYGDYYLEHIKYTTMESVDVPVMVLVPKDGKGSWPAVLACHGHGNGQRDAVGLALNGSVLGEPGIHNRFAVELVKRGLLVVIPEIMGFGVRRMAEEIIANPNYSSCGTLSSQLLMFGRTLAGMRVYEAIRALDYIQSRDDVIASRIGIFGFSGGSLISAFTAGLDDRIKATVLAGWTSTFQGSILAMHHCIDNYLPGILLDAEQPELIGLIAPRNLFVESGENDPIFPVKNVREAIAELKEIYNGMNVLDCFQSDLFPGSHEISGRKSFDWLAECLRS; encoded by the coding sequence ATGAACTGGACAACGGATGAATTTCTGAAGCGATTGTACGAGGAAACGAAGAATGAGCGGCTTAAGCTGCGGTCCGGAAAGAAGCATACCGGAGTAGATCGGCAGGAGCTGTGCGGCCGATTAAGGAAAGCGCTGGGAAGTTTTCCTAGAACGGTAACACCACTTCAACCAATTGTGCTGGAGAAGGAGGATTACGGCGATTATTATCTTGAGCACATCAAATATACAACCATGGAATCCGTAGACGTCCCTGTCATGGTGCTGGTACCGAAAGATGGAAAAGGCTCATGGCCTGCGGTGCTGGCTTGCCATGGACATGGCAATGGTCAACGAGACGCTGTTGGTCTTGCTCTGAACGGCAGCGTGCTGGGCGAACCCGGAATCCATAACCGTTTTGCTGTCGAACTGGTGAAGAGGGGGCTGCTTGTGGTCATCCCGGAAATCATGGGTTTCGGAGTGCGTCGGATGGCGGAAGAGATCATAGCGAATCCGAACTACAGCTCCTGCGGTACGCTGTCGTCCCAATTGTTGATGTTCGGTAGAACATTGGCGGGCATGCGGGTTTACGAAGCCATCCGGGCGCTGGATTACATACAATCTCGAGATGATGTCATAGCTAGCCGCATCGGGATTTTCGGCTTTTCCGGAGGCAGTCTGATCAGCGCATTTACAGCAGGACTAGATGATCGGATTAAGGCCACCGTGCTTGCAGGGTGGACGAGTACGTTTCAGGGAAGCATTCTTGCCATGCATCATTGCATCGATAATTACTTGCCCGGTATCCTGCTCGATGCCGAACAACCGGAGCTCATCGGCTTAATAGCCCCTCGTAATTTGTTCGTAGAATCAGGCGAGAACGATCCAATCTTTCCGGTAAAGAATGTTCGCGAGGCTATTGCGGAGCTTAAGGAGATTTATAATGGCATGAATGTTCTGGATTGTTTCCAATCGGATCTTTTTCCGGGAAGTCACGAAATATCGGGACGTAAGTCCTTTGATTGGCTTGCGGAGTGCCTGCGATCATAA
- a CDS encoding sensor histidine kinase — MKNRTLLRLRKSIFAKFTLSFITVGLIPLLVLSYISLNTFSNYMEKYVINNFEQMLLFAGKNVDDMYMKYNNISKLMYSYGVGGMYGQLGEAIAAQNLEVDTNSVKIVDNFLLTALYTDIHLQSVFFVYPNGNFQSLNKEKKPLDFDYDYPNKEWGNALLLNRNQLTYFPTHPESYYLGSNTQVLTFGRNLIDVLGAKGLEGRIVGTFFMDVGMEAFDEIFNQMMLNPKDVIYVLDQNNTVLYSNNKANIGLTYTPTESSDYLYRQQDNVNVSWKIVGELYKEEMFQKIQQIIGTITIVIGLCMVSLIMVAVWFSKRFSKPIRSITIEMAKVESGNFDTQVTVQSVDELGLLSRGFNKMVVRLQDYINEVYVAQIKQKQAELNALKSQIRPHYLYNTLEVIRMSAVANDDNEVGDMILSLSHQLKYVLDYGQETVTLQEEKTNIEQYFRLMELRYGEHKLAMDFRYEGDVLGCVLPKLSIQPIVENAVYHGIMPKSGKGTIRVIAEKLSDHLLSVTVDDDGIGMTEETLQQVRQKLESSYSVESGSSSIGLKNVHDRIVTLYGSDYGIEITSSKDIGTSVRMVIPLGQEVITYAERHTSR, encoded by the coding sequence TTGAAAAATAGGACACTGCTGCGACTACGCAAAAGCATTTTCGCCAAGTTTACCCTTTCGTTTATTACCGTTGGGCTAATTCCGCTGCTTGTTTTAAGTTATATTTCACTAAATACGTTTAGTAATTATATGGAAAAATATGTAATTAACAACTTCGAACAAATGCTCTTATTTGCCGGCAAAAATGTGGATGACATGTATATGAAATACAATAATATTTCCAAACTGATGTATTCTTATGGTGTTGGCGGTATGTATGGACAGCTTGGAGAGGCTATCGCGGCTCAGAATCTTGAAGTTGATACGAATTCGGTTAAAATCGTGGACAATTTCCTGCTTACAGCGTTATATACGGATATCCATCTCCAGAGTGTGTTTTTTGTCTATCCGAACGGGAATTTCCAAAGCCTCAATAAAGAAAAGAAGCCATTAGATTTTGATTACGACTACCCGAATAAAGAGTGGGGGAATGCGCTGCTGCTAAATCGCAACCAACTCACCTATTTTCCTACTCATCCTGAAAGTTACTATCTGGGATCAAATACGCAAGTTTTAACCTTTGGACGGAATTTGATTGATGTGCTTGGGGCAAAGGGGCTTGAAGGGCGAATCGTAGGGACATTCTTCATGGATGTCGGGATGGAAGCATTCGATGAAATTTTCAATCAAATGATGCTAAATCCCAAGGATGTGATCTACGTGTTAGATCAGAACAATACGGTGTTATACAGTAATAACAAAGCCAATATTGGGTTAACCTATACCCCTACGGAATCCAGTGACTATCTTTATAGGCAGCAAGATAATGTGAATGTTTCCTGGAAAATTGTAGGCGAGCTTTATAAGGAAGAGATGTTTCAGAAAATTCAGCAAATCATTGGAACCATCACGATTGTGATCGGGTTATGTATGGTGTCACTAATCATGGTTGCCGTATGGTTCTCCAAACGGTTCTCTAAACCGATTCGCAGTATTACAATAGAAATGGCAAAGGTAGAATCAGGCAATTTTGATACGCAAGTGACCGTGCAATCGGTTGATGAGCTCGGTTTATTGTCCCGCGGCTTTAACAAAATGGTGGTTCGTCTGCAAGATTACATCAACGAGGTATATGTCGCCCAGATTAAGCAGAAGCAAGCGGAACTTAACGCTTTAAAGAGTCAAATCCGGCCGCACTATTTGTATAACACCTTGGAAGTCATTCGAATGAGTGCGGTAGCCAATGACGATAATGAAGTTGGGGATATGATTTTATCACTATCACATCAGTTGAAATATGTGTTGGATTACGGCCAAGAAACGGTGACTCTGCAAGAAGAGAAGACGAACATAGAGCAGTATTTCCGGCTTATGGAGCTTCGTTATGGTGAACACAAGCTAGCCATGGATTTCCGCTATGAAGGGGATGTCTTGGGCTGCGTGTTACCGAAACTATCAATACAGCCCATCGTTGAGAATGCGGTGTATCACGGTATCATGCCTAAGTCTGGCAAAGGAACCATAAGAGTTATAGCTGAGAAGCTATCGGATCATCTTCTTAGCGTAACGGTCGATGACGATGGTATTGGGATGACGGAAGAAACACTGCAGCAGGTTCGTCAGAAGTTGGAGAGCAGCTATTCGGTGGAATCAGGGAGCAGCAGCATCGGGTTAAAAAATGTTCACGATCGCATCGTAACGTTGTACGGGTCGGATTACGGTATTGAGATTACTAGTAGTAAGGATATAGGTACCTCCGTAAGGATGGTTATTCCGCTTGGACAAGAGGTGATTACGTATGCTGAACGCCATACTAGCCGATGA
- a CDS encoding glycosyl hydrolase family 28 protein: MTSRLIVYEAPKGAIGRNDFTVKVRTTGQEWQQLFVYEVKVDMHNVRSASMVYFDMEGTIEVQVTVLNQEVDQAVIRPLSTHVPFSMNENVVTFTLDRPRKLSIEINGERFSNLHLFANPIEESVPQQDDPNVLLLKPAIHRTEDIYRLAAAPILPGGHTPKVIYFAPGMHYLEETILRIPSNTTVYIAGGAIVVGSLVCEHVENVQIRGRGFLYLSDFHRFSAFRGIRILFSTHISIEGIMTLDPPHYSIYIGKSEHIHIRNFKSFSTRGWSDGIDMMASSNIEIDDVFLRTSDDCIAFYGTRWDYHGDARNLTVRNSIFWADVAHALMIGTHGDHDQDGDTIENVLFENIDILEHHEPQVNYWGAMAINAGDKNTVRNVTYDNIRVEDFELGQLFDLRVVWNKDYNPVAGNRIENITFRNVSYNGRNTNPNRIHGFDADRAVEGVQFINLRINGELILSIEQGNIDMNEYTKDISFHS, translated from the coding sequence ATGACTAGCAGATTAATAGTTTATGAGGCGCCAAAAGGTGCTATTGGACGGAATGACTTCACTGTAAAAGTACGTACAACGGGTCAAGAGTGGCAGCAGCTGTTCGTTTATGAAGTGAAGGTAGATATGCATAACGTTCGCTCTGCATCCATGGTTTATTTCGACATGGAAGGAACGATCGAGGTTCAGGTGACAGTGCTAAACCAAGAAGTCGACCAAGCGGTTATACGTCCGCTATCCACCCATGTTCCATTTTCGATGAATGAGAATGTTGTTACTTTTACATTGGATCGTCCACGTAAGCTGTCCATTGAAATCAACGGTGAGCGATTTAGTAACCTTCATCTTTTTGCCAACCCCATAGAAGAGAGTGTGCCGCAGCAGGACGATCCGAACGTGCTTCTGCTAAAGCCTGCCATTCATCGTACCGAGGATATCTATCGCTTGGCCGCAGCACCTATTCTACCAGGAGGCCATACGCCAAAAGTCATTTACTTTGCTCCAGGTATGCATTATTTGGAGGAAACCATCCTGCGAATACCGTCAAACACGACCGTTTATATAGCTGGAGGCGCAATCGTAGTAGGATCGCTCGTTTGTGAGCATGTGGAGAATGTCCAGATTCGGGGCAGAGGGTTCCTTTATTTGTCTGACTTTCATCGGTTCTCTGCGTTTCGAGGCATCCGAATCCTGTTTTCCACGCATATATCCATCGAAGGCATCATGACGTTGGATCCACCGCATTATAGTATTTATATCGGGAAGTCGGAGCATATCCATATTCGTAACTTCAAGTCGTTTAGTACGCGCGGTTGGTCGGACGGCATCGATATGATGGCGAGCTCTAACATCGAGATTGATGATGTCTTTTTACGCACATCCGATGATTGCATAGCCTTTTATGGTACACGCTGGGATTATCATGGAGATGCGAGAAATCTGACGGTGCGCAATTCGATATTTTGGGCGGATGTCGCTCATGCGTTGATGATCGGAACCCACGGTGACCATGACCAGGATGGGGATACGATTGAGAATGTGTTGTTCGAAAATATCGATATCCTGGAGCACCATGAGCCGCAGGTTAATTATTGGGGAGCCATGGCGATTAACGCCGGAGATAAGAATACAGTCCGAAATGTGACCTATGATAACATTCGGGTGGAGGATTTTGAATTAGGTCAATTGTTTGACCTGCGTGTCGTTTGGAATAAGGACTACAATCCAGTTGCAGGCAACCGAATTGAAAACATTACGTTCCGGAACGTCTCGTATAACGGAAGGAATACGAACCCGAATCGTATTCATGGATTTGATGCAGATCGCGCCGTAGAAGGCGTCCAATTCATCAATCTTCGGATTAATGGTGAATTGATCCTGAGTATTGAGCAAGGAAATATAGATATGAATGAGTACACAAAGGATATTTCCTTTCATTCCTAA
- a CDS encoding glycoside hydrolase family 88 protein has product MSTAYWQEIMVRLDSKVTRTMDQMGTKCPHFAGEDGKFDDIGSDWWTTGFWPGILWIMNDMTGKDHYKEAAWHWDCLLEEWFVKPTEELHHDVGFQFLPTAVIKNTLTGDSDGFRRGIEAANFLAARYNPVGRFIRAWNNGPDGKPVPGWVIIDCMLNISLLFWASKVTGDPRYKHMAIRHAETTMAYGIREDGSTKHILSFDAETGAYIENFGGQGLSPESSWSRGTAWGLYGFVNTYRHTEDERFLHTAKRIAHYFIAALPEDHVPYWDFRLESEEGMSRDTSAAAIAASAFLDLADFVPAGEKKLYAGAAERILRSLTENYATWDQPEHEAILLHATGSGTSFIDVSLIYGDYYYVEAISKLNGWKHRIF; this is encoded by the coding sequence ATGAGTACAGCATATTGGCAAGAAATCATGGTAAGACTCGATAGTAAAGTTACACGTACGATGGATCAAATGGGTACGAAATGTCCGCATTTCGCAGGAGAAGATGGCAAGTTTGATGACATCGGCTCCGATTGGTGGACGACTGGCTTCTGGCCGGGCATACTGTGGATCATGAATGACATGACAGGTAAAGATCACTATAAAGAGGCTGCCTGGCACTGGGATTGCCTTCTGGAAGAGTGGTTCGTGAAACCAACGGAGGAGCTTCATCATGATGTAGGATTTCAATTTCTGCCAACAGCTGTTATCAAAAATACATTAACAGGGGATTCGGATGGATTCCGCCGAGGGATTGAGGCAGCGAATTTTCTAGCAGCACGTTATAATCCTGTTGGGCGATTTATTCGAGCCTGGAATAATGGACCTGACGGTAAACCAGTACCCGGTTGGGTCATTATCGATTGCATGCTGAACATCTCACTTCTGTTCTGGGCTAGTAAGGTGACTGGCGATCCTAGGTATAAACATATGGCGATTCGTCATGCCGAGACGACGATGGCGTATGGCATCCGAGAGGATGGATCGACGAAACACATCCTTTCATTCGACGCCGAGACGGGTGCTTATATCGAAAACTTTGGCGGCCAAGGCTTATCTCCGGAATCATCGTGGAGCCGCGGTACGGCCTGGGGATTATACGGTTTTGTGAATACATATCGTCACACGGAGGATGAGCGGTTTCTTCATACAGCGAAGAGGATCGCGCATTACTTCATTGCAGCGCTGCCTGAGGATCATGTCCCGTATTGGGATTTCCGTTTGGAATCGGAAGAGGGCATGTCGAGGGATACCTCAGCAGCGGCCATTGCCGCTTCAGCCTTTCTTGATCTCGCGGATTTCGTGCCAGCAGGAGAAAAGAAATTATACGCCGGTGCAGCAGAGCGGATCCTGCGTTCGCTGACTGAAAACTATGCGACTTGGGATCAGCCGGAGCACGAAGCCATTCTGCTGCATGCTACTGGCAGCGGCACTTCGTTTATTGATGTCTCGCTTATTTATGGCGATTATTATTACGTGGAAGCGATATCCAAGCTTAATGGATGGAAGCACCGCATCTTTTGA
- a CDS encoding response regulator, whose protein sequence is MLNAILADDEPIIIKGLRKLIPWQELGIQIIGEARTGKGLIELIEKESPDLVITDISMPDGTGIDVIKEVQKRRLHTKIIFISAYQEFSYAKDALAFGAVDYLVKPIEKNLLLEAVQKAAALLQEESEEQTFKGKLTVYEKKDKNTQLEELFDRLTEGDIRMEEAARKLQALDAHFPQECFTIMMLEIEQLQVLNSKWEEHEKRLLLFAISNLTDELLREYGLGLVIRKSDNLCAIVNHPAERGILPLAEEILDKVRYFLKISLTISVGETVSDINQIKSSYSSAVQALKSSFFTGGGKVIPRLSLPIAGHESERQLNEIRQSIMQDLLAKKREQLTLRMEELFTQVEALARGSKEAAVMSCYTVLMELTEELTGVGIGPSASKQEQQEWTLSMHAFNYFEELKAFITSKITDMLEQLHLAGGGKEAQQMKFVKEYMEQHYSENITLESIASMVYMNPYYFSSFFKKHTNENFKQYLTDIRLKQAVKLLLQTDLMVYEIAEQVGYNNARQFSDMFKKSYGKLPQEYKTRKE, encoded by the coding sequence ATGCTGAACGCCATACTAGCCGATGATGAACCGATTATTATTAAAGGCTTGAGAAAGCTGATCCCCTGGCAAGAGCTCGGCATTCAAATCATTGGGGAAGCAAGGACGGGAAAAGGGCTCATTGAGCTCATTGAGAAGGAAAGTCCGGATCTGGTCATAACGGATATTAGTATGCCCGATGGTACAGGGATTGATGTTATTAAGGAAGTACAAAAGCGTAGACTTCATACGAAAATTATTTTTATCAGCGCGTATCAAGAGTTTTCTTATGCCAAGGATGCGCTAGCGTTCGGTGCTGTAGATTATTTAGTGAAGCCTATCGAGAAGAACCTGCTTCTTGAAGCCGTGCAAAAAGCTGCAGCCCTGCTGCAGGAAGAAAGCGAAGAACAAACCTTCAAAGGCAAGTTAACTGTTTATGAGAAAAAGGATAAAAACACGCAGCTAGAGGAATTGTTCGATCGGTTAACGGAAGGCGATATCCGTATGGAAGAAGCAGCACGCAAGCTGCAGGCTTTAGACGCGCACTTCCCTCAAGAATGTTTTACCATTATGATGCTAGAGATAGAGCAGCTTCAGGTATTAAACAGTAAATGGGAGGAGCATGAGAAACGTCTATTGCTATTTGCGATTTCGAATCTGACCGATGAGCTGCTTCGTGAATATGGATTGGGATTAGTCATTCGTAAGTCTGATAACCTATGCGCGATCGTCAATCATCCGGCAGAACGTGGTATATTACCTTTAGCCGAAGAAATTCTGGACAAGGTCCGTTATTTTTTGAAAATAAGCCTTACCATTAGCGTAGGAGAAACGGTTTCGGACATCAATCAAATCAAGAGCTCTTACTCATCAGCGGTGCAAGCGCTTAAAAGCAGCTTTTTCACCGGCGGCGGCAAAGTGATTCCGCGGCTATCGCTGCCCATAGCAGGACATGAATCGGAACGACAATTGAATGAGATTCGACAATCCATCATGCAAGATCTGCTTGCTAAAAAGAGAGAGCAGCTGACGCTGAGAATGGAAGAATTGTTCACTCAAGTAGAGGCATTAGCTCGTGGAAGTAAAGAGGCAGCAGTGATGAGCTGCTATACGGTACTCATGGAGCTGACAGAGGAGTTAACTGGGGTCGGCATAGGGCCTAGCGCTTCGAAGCAGGAGCAGCAGGAGTGGACTCTTTCGATGCATGCGTTCAATTATTTCGAGGAGTTGAAAGCATTTATAACCTCCAAAATCACAGATATGCTAGAGCAGCTGCATCTAGCAGGTGGAGGCAAGGAAGCTCAGCAAATGAAGTTTGTGAAAGAATATATGGAGCAGCATTACAGTGAAAACATTACGCTCGAAAGCATTGCCTCCATGGTGTATATGAATCCCTATTATTTCAGCAGCTTTTTCAAAAAACATACGAATGAGAATTTTAAACAGTATTTGACCGATATTCGCCTGAAGCAAGCGGTTAAATTATTACTGCAAACGGATTTGATGGTTTATGAAATCGCTGAGCAGGTCGGGTACAATAATGCCAGGCAGTTTAGCGATATGTTCAAGAAAAGCTATGGCAAGCTGCCTCAAGAATATAAGACACGGAAAGAATGA